The region GATAAATTGGTTCAAAATGAGGGCCCTGTCTCTCCATTGTCCCCCAGGGATGTCTGGTGAGAGGGGATACAGTGGTGACTCAGGAGCTCaaggagaaaagggagagaggggcccaCAAGGGGAGTGTGCTGTGGCTCCCAAATCCGCCTTCAGCGCCAAGCTGGCTGACAACCGCAGCACGGCGATCACTGTGGTGGACAACGCGGTGCCCTTCGGCGTGGTGGTCCTGAACGAGCATGGAGACTACAACCCAGAGACGGGCCGTTTCACCTGCAGGGTCCCCGGGGTCTACTACTTCTCCGTGCATGCCACTGTCTACCGAGCCAGCCTGCAGTTTGACCTGATGAAGAACGGCCACGTCACTGCCTCCTACTTCCAGTTCTACGGCAACTGGCCCAAGCCCACCTCGCTGACGGGCGGGTCCCTCCTGCACCTGGTGCCCGGTGACCAGGTATGGGTGCAGATGACACTGAGCGAGTACAGCGGGTTCTACTCCAGCTCTAAGACGGACAGCACCTTCACTGGTTTCCTGGTGTACTCAGACTGGAAGAGCTCTGCTGTCTTTGCACATCCATAGCATGGTCATAcgctaacacatacacacacagatgaactggcagacacacagatatgcgcgcgcacacacacacacacatgcagatgaacagacgtacacacacacaccttcacagcAGAAAGCCACACAGTGCTGTGACATGGAAAATGGCGCAGTGGGGTCAGGTTAGAGTCCATCTAATAACAAGGATGTTTAACGGAACACTATTTTACTTTTGAGCAATGTCCTTGACCTTAATTGCTTTAGTAAAATATCTAGCTGTTTAACTGGACAgtgaatttgaaaaatgaaacaaaaagaatgTCACCATCTGCTGAGCACTTGGTGCAAGGTAGCATGGCAATATGAGAAGCAGCAACTAATCACTGAATAACTAATAATATCATATGTCAATATGTTTGTAACCAAGTCAGCTTATAGTCTCAAGAGACGTGGGCCACTGTCTGTAAAGGATACTGAGCCCGAAGGATAGAAATCACAGCTTGTGTAGGATAATGTGGATTTTCATGATGATTATTTACCTGTCTCATCCACTCTGCACGTCTTGCTCTGTTAATCTGACAGCATGCATTGCATTACAATACAGATTCACTGCCTGTGGCTAGCAGAGCGTTGATTGGTTTTTCCTTTGCTTTTAAATCTTCTCCATGCTAAATACCTATTAGATAAGTGAGCATTTGAATCTTGCGGTAGAAACTGATGATGTATGGACTTTGAATGGCATGTAATGGCCCAATGGCCCATCAGCACTCtgaatgatgatgtcataaatgCACTGACTTAAATGAGAAATTCAACTGTAAAATCACAGGCTGAAGGAAAGACATCACCATCCCTCTCTTTAGTGTGATTATACTTTATGAATTTGGGCATCTTGAaaatagtacacacacacaaacaagtgtgtgcatgcacacacactaacacaagcTAATCACACTACAATGCTCCATTTCGAGttgtaacatttaaataaatgttgccaTAAATTTCTTGAGCTAAAAAGTATACCATTATGCATATCAGTCATTTCTTTGAACGATTGAacaatgttttatgaatgtttaaccatttcaaataaaaacagtagcATATGAAACCATGGAGAGACAATATTGTCTATGAAATAGTGGTCATTTGTTGGATAATATAAGGGACTTTTTATTAAGCAGAGCTTCTTAAGGCCTTCATAAAGCATGTATAACATTTTCATGAGCATTGAATTACTATTTCACAAACAATAAATGAGAACATAaactttataaaatatttatgttcataGTAATATAATGCATATTATGAAAGGGAAATAAATCATGCAATGTGCAAACTTGTTAACATACACTTCAAATAGCACAGTAATCACTTATATCTACTTTATGAAGTGGTAACATCATACTCATAAATGTTTTGTCCAACCAGAACATCCTAAAACAGGATGTGACCAGAAGGCATGTGTAAATCATTGTACTCTTTCAATGTATCTATATGTTAGCTATGTCCACTTTACCTTGTAAAGGTAAGCCACTAGTGAGGAAAACCATTAAGGTTGAAAGTCATTGTAAGCAAttgttaatctttttttttttttttacaggaggTAGTGAAAAGATGCACTGTGCCCTTTTTCAAGACTGCATGTGTTCTTTTAGGGCAAAATGCTGCTCTGTCCCCTGATAAGTTTTGTCGTGTTTGAATGCTCATTGCCTCATCAAATGAACCAAATCGAATGTCACACTTTTGTATTgcaatgatgtcataatggacACTGGCATTCCTGTAACTGTGGTGACCGTTCCCCATTGTTCCATTGGtttgataatgtaataatgaacaCTGGCCTCTATGGCTAAATTTGGCAAAGTAAATAAAGTTAGCTGATAAGAGTACACTTGGTTCTCAGTGTAAACTGTCTACATGACTCTGCTCGTTCATAAGCACCCGTTATGGAAAAAAAGCACTGTCCAAGTCTGCTTCTCACTGTATCATCATGGGGACATGAATATACAGATCAGTTTTGCCCTACAATGTAAGAATTGAGTGACCTCATaatattcatgcattttaatgagctcATGAAACCAGCTGAGCATTTGCTTGATTGACCATAAGTTGAAGTTCATATATAACCAGTAATTCATagcttgtgattttttaaaaacatttcctgcTGAACAGGGGATTAGCCCCTGAGTTGGAGTTAATGAACTGACATAATATCTATGCTCAGTGTGGTATCCTGTAGGTGGCCAGGGAGTATGAAGCTCAAGTGATCCATACATGACTAAGAATAACATTTCACTGTCACTGAAAAGCTTAAGAGATCTACAGAGGGCATGAAAGTGATAATATACTAAAGATGAAAAAGAATCAAGTAGTGAGTTAtggtgagaggggagggaaggttATTTACTCACAACACGTAAGAAAAAGGCTAGGATAATACAGCTTCTTAGCAAGAGGCTAAAACAGATACTCAAATTTGCCCCCCAAAGCCAGTAGTACTCCTGGTTTTCAACCTGATTAAAAAAACTGGCAGTCTAGCCAGAGATTCCACTCACCTGGTGTACCATGTCCCTGATTAGAGTGTAGCAGATTACCTGTAGTAAAACTGGCCTTGAGATAAGTAGGCTTGAGgttgggaggtggtgggggcTCTTGATATatccactaggtggcagcagTGCCACATGATCAGCCACTAACATCACTCAACGATTCGGTTACTGCACTGATGTAAAATAATATCACCTGCTCTAAAGTTTTAATTGAATGTCAGGGATGTGACATGTAATCAATCCATGGTaagtaaaaatggaaatgaaacaataacatCACATAAGCAATTTCTGTTAAATGCAGATATATAGGTGTGCCATTTTATCAGTTACAGGTGCCATACCtataaaaatagtttatagGTACAtagcactgtaaaaaaactTTGCAGAGATTTCTTTTATCTTCCTTAATATATAAAACGAACATTTTCTCAGTATTGGCAAAACTCAGATttacaataaacatttaa is a window of Anguilla rostrata isolate EN2019 chromosome 9, ASM1855537v3, whole genome shotgun sequence DNA encoding:
- the LOC135263209 gene encoding complement C1q tumor necrosis factor-related protein 5-like; this encodes MTSFFLWPLSLCLILLMNLSSQLEDNKIPNLCSGQPGIPGSPGVHGSPGLPGRDGRDGRDAPPAEKGEKGERGEPGMSGERGYSGDSGAQGEKGERGPQGECAVAPKSAFSAKLADNRSTAITVVDNAVPFGVVVLNEHGDYNPETGRFTCRVPGVYYFSVHATVYRASLQFDLMKNGHVTASYFQFYGNWPKPTSLTGGSLLHLVPGDQVWVQMTLSEYSGFYSSSKTDSTFTGFLVYSDWKSSAVFAHP